A region of the Dasypus novemcinctus isolate mDasNov1 chromosome X, mDasNov1.1.hap2, whole genome shotgun sequence genome:
tttcctccTCCTGCCATGAATTGTCTAGTGTTTTATGTGAATGTTAATATTCTGTCTCCATTTCTCCTGAAGtatcacttaaattttttttttttgaaatcagAGGAGTTGTGGGtatacagaataatcatgcataaaatacaggattcccatataccagccTGTTACTAATAACTTTCATTgttgtgtacatttgttacaattgatgaaagcatattttcataattatattattaatggtAATCTATGGTTTAACCAAGGggaaatttttaagtttatttaataattcaaatatttgtCGACTATTTTGAACTTTCTGTATTCACAAGTATGCCATTTGAATGCAGTTTTTAAACATCTTTCTACTTGTTAAACATCCCCCACTCAAATACGCTTAATAAAATCACCAGTACTATGTGGAATAGAAGTAGATAAAAAAGGTGTCCTGGTCTTGCTTTTGTTCTAAAAGGAAAACTTTTAACATGAATTGTACTGATTCTTTTCCAATTTGTtgatatttatttagaattttccttctatagTCATGAGAAACTGGCCTACTTATTTTCATTCCTTCCAATGGCTTTGTCAGATTTTTTAAATCTAGGTTATGTCAACCTCATAAAAGAAGATGCTATGCCATACTCCTTTTTGACTATCTGGATGAGTTTGGGTAGTATTTGgtaatatttttccataaatgttTCAGAGATTTAACCAGTAAAGCCATTTGTTCTAAGGTTTTCTTTGTGCGAAGTTCTCCAATTACAGactaaaattatttaatagataAGAGACAATTCTGATTTTGTATTTTCCTTATGCTGTATTCAGTAATTTGAGTGTTTCTGGGAATATTTCCTATCCAAATTTTAGTATTTACGGGCATCAGTTCATAAAttcttcttatattttaaaaaaatctatagaaTCCTTATGTATTCTCCCATTTTCATTCTTGATAGTGccatttcttccttctacttttcTGTAGTCTTAAGAAGAAAGCTCCTTTTCAGtcaatatttctattttctttggttGTCTTCAGTTTTGCTTTTTAACACTGATTTTCAGTAGTTCTACTGTGATGTGCCTACATGTGGGCTTCTTTGTATTTTCTCTGCCTGGGGTGCAGAATTTCTTGAAATTGTGGTTTGATATCTTTAATCAATTTTGGAAAAATCTCAGCCATTATTGTCTGCAATATTGCCctgcacttttctttcctttctcctttgtgtctccAGTTGCATTATGCTAGTCATTTTCACTGTCCTCCAGATGTCTCTGATGCCCTTTTctgttactgcctccctccacccttcCTCCCCGCTGCTATTATCTCCCCCTTCCAGCCAGTGCTATCTTCCCCGCCAGTCCCGACCACAGTACCAATTTATAATCTGCCTTCTCCCTTAGCTACCGCTTACCTCATAGTCATCCGCCTGCTTACGTAGCTAacccgccctagctccaacccctccctgcACCCAACCCTAtaaaaccaagtgtacttccgcaataaagcagacctgttcctgcgctcaggcggtctccgtggttctttcttaaccgcgcgtcccccatgcctggagaactccggCGCTCTCTCCTGGAGTGCCCCTGCCAGCAGTTTcacaggagcaagccccccccccccgattctTGGGTCTGAGCGAGGTCGCAACCCTCCAGCTCAGCGACAaaggcgcccaacgtggggcaagctCCTCCccctggcccctctctgctgctgctgctgctgtgaatcaGACGGCTCATCCtcttctccaggtagggacccctcgccgtcgtcctgTCTCTATTTGAACATGGGCGCCTCTCTATCTACGCGTCAGGCAccacaagtcagggccctcgccgCCCTGCTCGATACCAacggagtccgcgtttccctgcggcaactccaaaaatactgggaccttctgctcccctttaatccgtggctcgccacttgccaactctggagcccggacacgtactcgcgactcatagatcgagtcgcCTCTGCAATGGAACATGAAAAACGCTCCTTCCCGCCAGGCCTTTTACCCGTTCTCGTCGCCATCCGTGCCTGTCTCCTCGGTGCCCCATCCGAGACTATTCATGAGGCTTCTCCCAAACaacctctagactgtgatcccaatGAGTCCgctgacactgactctctgtctgaccaacttgcggCCGCCCTCGAGCGTGAGCCCCCCCGTCCGAGCTCCCCGCGGCACACAGAGACTGCTCCTGCggctccccaagatggcgaacttccgccttcttcctccacctctgcccaaaatggcgcacttccagCTTCTTCTTCACCGGGCCcggagcccgccggcgggaacaaaggcgcttcttcccgcctttacccgcctcttcctgccctgtcAGCATCCGGCTCCGCCCCGGAAACTGTATGGTCGCCATCTTCtgctaaaccggaagcgccccccgTGCCATTTTGTTCACAACCGGAAACGGAAGTGACTCCCGCGCCATTTTATACCTCACCGGATGTAGCTGCTCTGCCATCTTGTCCAAAACCCGGAAAGgccccgccgccattttgttgccGGATAGATGCCGCTAGGCCGCCATTTTTTCAGCTGCATTCCGCTTATCCTCAGCCGCCTCCATATGGCGGTAGCACCCCGCCTGCGCAAACCGCTGCCTCCAGTGCcacgcctcctcaaacccctcaaCTGTACCCACTAAATCTGCAGCCTACGCCGCAACGGCCTCAAACTTGGCTGCCCTTCACAGCAGAAGAGGTtaggaccctccgcaaagctgttaAAGAGGATGGAGTCGGCAGCCCTTATGTGACGCAGCTCCTTGAAGAGCTAGCGActcaactcgttctcccatatgattGGATTTCCCTAGCCCATGCCATCTTAACGCCAGGTCAATTtcttgaatggcgcgctcactaccaagcggctgttgaccggcaagtagtagagaatgcccaagctggcgtctTAGATCCACCTGATGCATATACGGGGATCAACAACTACGCGGACCCTCGTCCATATCTACACATTGACCCAGGATTTTGGCACCAGGTAAAATTCCTCATCCACCGGTCCTTTACtctagtctccaccaagcagcccaccaagctcgcgcaactgcttcaagactctaatgaaactttcccagcattcgtcgcccgcgtcctggaagcttgccaGTGGAAAATTTCTAGTGAAGACGCTCAGTTCGCACTCGCCAAAGAGCTCATCATAGATGGATGCCTTGGGCCCTTCCGGGCTGTAGTCCTCCCCATACGTGACAAAGCTATCCACGAATGGGTTCTTGCCTGCCGCGACGTTGACCcgcaagtcaaaacgctcacTGCTGCCTTTGCTTCTGCCATGGCCATTTCATCTActcccacttccgtctgctttcgatgcggtcagtccggccattttgtccgcgagtgccctcaGCCAGGCCCAGCACCCTGCTCCGCCCTGCCACCGCGAAGACAGAgaggcccttctacgccgtgtccacGCTGTGGGAAAGTATACCACTGGGCTCGTGACTGCCATGCCATCCAAAAttaccagcagcctttaaactcccagcggggcaggcctcagccccacccgcaAGAGGTCCTCAGGAAGactcccaagccataatgtggacgatgcccatcacacgccaccagagaccctcattagagcttaaaaTCGATGGACAATGGCTCCATGGGCTTCTGGACTCtggtgctgaagtctcctgtgttcccttcgagatcgccgcgttcaatcactggcccctcgaaactggccctcaagtcatcggcaccacaggagccgctacctcctggaaaacatctcagcctctgcactggagcgaccgagaaggtcacgaaggccaaattTGCCCACTCATCCTCTCGTCAGTCCAGAcgatcttatgggggagagatgtcctcagccagctaaaagccgaatcaccacagaagccttctcagctgcgctgcccccccccataggggccactgctcccatcgcaaaacctgaccctatccctctggaatgggacacagaggagcccatctgggttgagcagtggcccttgccagctcacaagctacaagctctctctgccctcgtcgaagagcagcta
Encoded here:
- the LOC139437986 gene encoding endogenous retrovirus group K member 8 Gag polyprotein-like; protein product: MTRFVANAQPLSPAIPVNDNELMNKVVMEVGMEVMHGLSNTDFPLPRLCQQQRPTLSSRYGTIPRADLFLRSGGLRGSFLTARPPCLENSGALSWSAPASSFTGASPPPPILGSERGRNPPAQRQRRPTWGKLLPLAPLCCCCCCESDGSSSSPGRDPSPSSCLYLNMGASLSTRQAPQVRALAALLDTNGVRVSLRQLQKYWDLLLPFNPWLATCQLWSPDTYSRLIDRVASAMEHEKRSFPPGLLPVLVAIRACLLGAPSETIHEASPKQPLDCDPNESADTDSLSDQLAAALEREPPRPSSPRHTETAPAAPQDGELPPSSSTSAQNGALPASSSPGPEPAGGNKGASSRLYPPLPALSASGSAPETVWSPSSAKPEAPPVPFCSQPETEVTPAPFYTSPDVAALPSCPKPGKAPPPFCCRIDAARPPFFQLHSAYPQPPPYGGSTPPAQTAASSATPPQTPQLYPLNLQPTPQRPQTWLPFTAEEVRTLRKAVKEDGVGSPYVTQLLEELATQLVLPYDWISLAHAILTPGQFLEWRAHYQAAVDRQVVENAQAGVLDPPDAYTGINNYADPRPYLHIDPGFWHQVKFLIHRSFTLVSTKQPTKLAQLLQDSNETFPAFVARVLEACQWKISSEDAQFALAKELIIDGCLGPFRAVVLPIRDKAIHEWVLACRDVDPQVKTLTAAFASAMAISSTPTSVCFRCGQSGHFVRECPQPGPAPCSALPPRRQRGPSTPCPRCGKVYHWARDCHAIQNYQQPLNSQRGRPQPHPQEVLRKTPKP